A window of the Mannheimia granulomatis genome harbors these coding sequences:
- a CDS encoding TonB-dependent receptor domain-containing protein: MNARKNVFNLIVCAFPIVLEQAKAQETATLDVIEVKTQAFKEIDKVFIKTGAISSRDKIMESNQSLDSIVRSVPGAFTQMDKSQGTVSVNIRGATGFGRANTMIDGVSQTFYASSTDDGGRAGGTSQFGAYIDPAFLVGVDFERGTFSGASGGNALLGSANFRTISLKDLVEKGHSIGGITKMTFGNNAIGPNYMGMLGARYQLSDKVWFGGLYGYSWRKISQDYKIGGGRRVTESSIDLSKLKDEDDIANSTTSPFNAAHLKQKPVSQLAKLEFGTEFQSVSFSYRDYQSKLAGRDLKNQNYQLNYNFHQPDSNWLDFKLLYAQNNGKQHYQSGAKVNNKYLLDKLNVENKAKTINLSNTFRMQLFRDSELATTFGFNHLENRYYKNRHPAELNFNLENGETNEDNDTIGIGAVRKSLYSSTFQPDGEQRFNTFYLDNNLTYGIFALDMNANINLSRFKGKRFKYLPFYIDELKQEQNMLNKQRKYKEANEVLSQLESLKKQYCTYIPDADFPDDPDFGELKCADKNIPIESKGKHRLVNYSATLSAYIHELFTPFISYSKTHRVPNIKEIFFSTIGDYGVNTNLKPEQAKTIQVGFNGFKESLFTDNDKIGFKALVYRTHVKDHIFNVSRAAPSEVRGRTIYHKNYDEKVRMKGFELEVSYDTGWFYTNLAYAYQRNNQPISFTDASARVDSASNSEFNEQGFGASKISVLPRDYASLELGTRWFDQKMQIGGLMKYYGKSRRASGKFINILYPNSTIEKETLRRDEIMPKQPLIFDFYISYEPIKNLVIKGELQNAFNKKYIDPLDANNDSASQTIFNLDFGDKYISVFNNYARGRTAILSLNYKF, translated from the coding sequence ATGAATGCACGAAAAAATGTGTTTAACCTTATCGTGTGTGCTTTTCCGATAGTTTTGGAGCAGGCAAAAGCACAAGAAACTGCGACTCTTGATGTAATTGAGGTAAAAACTCAAGCATTTAAGGAAATCGATAAAGTATTTATCAAAACAGGAGCAATTAGTTCACGCGATAAAATTATGGAGTCTAACCAAAGTTTGGACAGTATTGTACGATCTGTGCCGGGAGCTTTTACTCAAATGGATAAATCGCAAGGAACAGTATCAGTCAATATCCGTGGTGCAACAGGATTTGGACGTGCAAATACGATGATTGATGGTGTAAGTCAAACATTTTATGCTAGCTCTACTGACGATGGCGGTCGAGCTGGAGGCACTTCACAATTTGGCGCTTACATTGATCCGGCATTTTTAGTTGGTGTTGATTTTGAAAGAGGCACATTTAGTGGTGCAAGTGGCGGTAACGCTCTATTAGGATCCGCAAATTTTAGAACCATCAGCCTAAAGGATCTAGTTGAAAAAGGACATTCGATAGGTGGAATAACTAAAATGACCTTTGGTAACAATGCAATTGGTCCTAATTACATGGGAATGTTGGGAGCAAGATATCAATTAAGCGATAAGGTCTGGTTTGGTGGTTTGTATGGTTATAGTTGGCGGAAAATTTCTCAAGATTATAAAATCGGTGGCGGTAGACGAGTGACTGAGAGTTCAATTGATCTTTCGAAATTAAAGGATGAAGATGATATTGCTAATAGTACAACTTCTCCATTTAATGCTGCACATTTAAAGCAAAAGCCAGTAAGCCAATTGGCTAAATTGGAGTTTGGTACAGAATTTCAAAGTGTGAGTTTTTCTTACCGCGATTATCAAAGTAAACTTGCCGGACGGGATCTAAAAAATCAAAATTATCAATTAAATTATAATTTTCATCAGCCTGATTCTAACTGGTTAGATTTCAAATTATTATATGCGCAAAATAATGGTAAACAGCACTATCAATCTGGAGCAAAAGTTAATAATAAATATTTGTTAGATAAGTTGAATGTTGAAAATAAAGCAAAAACTATCAATTTATCTAATACTTTTAGAATGCAATTATTTAGAGATAGTGAATTAGCAACAACATTTGGTTTTAATCATTTAGAGAATCGTTATTACAAAAATCGCCATCCGGCTGAGTTGAATTTCAACTTAGAAAATGGAGAGACTAATGAAGATAACGATACTATCGGGATTGGAGCCGTTCGTAAAAGCCTTTATAGTTCAACGTTTCAACCTGATGGTGAGCAAAGATTTAATACCTTTTATTTAGATAATAATCTGACTTACGGGATATTCGCATTGGATATGAATGCAAATATTAATCTAAGTCGATTTAAAGGGAAGCGATTTAAATATTTACCTTTCTATATTGATGAACTTAAGCAAGAACAAAACATGCTCAATAAGCAAAGAAAATATAAAGAGGCAAATGAGGTATTAAGTCAGTTAGAATCGCTGAAAAAACAGTATTGTACATATATTCCAGATGCAGATTTTCCCGATGATCCTGACTTTGGTGAGCTTAAATGTGCAGATAAAAATATCCCGATAGAAAGTAAAGGAAAACATCGTTTAGTAAATTATTCGGCAACTTTATCTGCGTACATTCATGAGCTATTTACGCCGTTTATTAGTTATTCAAAAACACATCGCGTACCAAATATTAAAGAAATATTTTTTTCAACTATTGGTGATTATGGAGTAAATACTAATTTAAAACCTGAGCAAGCAAAAACAATACAAGTTGGCTTTAACGGTTTTAAAGAAAGTCTTTTTACTGATAATGATAAAATAGGTTTTAAAGCTTTAGTGTATAGAACCCATGTAAAAGATCATATATTTAATGTGAGTAGAGCAGCTCCAAGTGAGGTTAGAGGAAGAACCATTTATCATAAAAACTATGATGAAAAAGTACGAATGAAAGGTTTTGAGTTAGAAGTAAGCTATGACACAGGATGGTTCTATACTAATTTAGCTTATGCATATCAACGTAATAACCAGCCTATTTCATTTACTGATGCAAGTGCGAGAGTGGATTCAGCTTCTAACAGCGAATTTAATGAGCAAGGATTTGGAGCAAGCAAAATTTCTGTGTTACCGAGAGATTACGCTTCATTAGAATTAGGAACTCGTTGGTTTGATCAGAAAATGCAAATTGGCGGATTAATGAAGTATTACGGTAAAAGCCGACGAGCTAGCGGAAAATTTATTAATATTCTCTATCCAAACAGTACAATTGAGAAAGAAACGCTAAGACGTGATGAAATAATGCCAAAGCAACCTCTCATTTTTGATTTTTATATTAGCTATGAGCCGATAAAAAATTTAGTGATCAAAGGCGAGTTACAAAATGCATTTAATAAGAAATATATTGATCCTCTTGATGCGAATAATGACTCTGCTAGCCAGACTATCTTTAATTTAGATTTTGGTGATAAATATATATCTGTATTTAATAACTATGCAAGAGGGAGAACTGCAATATTAAGTTTAAATTATAAATTCTAA
- a CDS encoding gluconokinase — MSQGKAFILMGVSSTGKTTIGTAVAQKLGMKLIDGDDLHPRANIMKMGSGIPLNDDDRKPWLERINDAAFSLEQKSEKGIIVCSALKKKYRDQIRQGNANVSFIFLHGSFELVLERMKQRQGHFMKAEMLQSQFNTLEIPQADESDVIFIDIEGSFENVVERCVQAVKNLL, encoded by the coding sequence ATGTCTCAAGGAAAGGCTTTTATTTTAATGGGCGTATCCAGTACGGGAAAAACAACCATTGGCACAGCGGTTGCACAAAAATTAGGTATGAAATTAATTGATGGCGATGATCTTCATCCTCGTGCCAATATTATGAAAATGGGAAGTGGTATCCCCTTAAATGATGATGATCGTAAACCGTGGTTAGAAAGAATTAACGATGCCGCATTCAGCCTTGAACAGAAAAGTGAAAAAGGCATTATTGTGTGTTCGGCCTTAAAGAAAAAATACCGTGATCAAATCCGTCAGGGCAACGCTAACGTCTCCTTTATTTTTTTACACGGTTCATTTGAGCTGGTGTTAGAACGAATGAAACAACGCCAAGGGCATTTTATGAAAGCTGAAATGCTGCAAAGCCAGTTCAACACGCTGGAAATCCCGCAAGCGGACGAATCTGATGTGATTTTTATTGATATTGAAGGCAGTTTTGAAAATGTCGTCGAGCGATGTGTGCAAGCGGTTAAAAATCTACTTTAA
- the hypT gene encoding hypochlorite stress DNA-binding transcriptional regulator HypT, whose product MKNIETKWLEDFLILEECRHFSQAAEKRNLSQSAFSRRILALEEVLGVKLFDRSAIPLQLTEQGKLFHSQTRNLLQQLSNNLDELLGHNCNSPNIKFAAAHSLSLSIMPKLIRQLSQTAENFIYSVESIDVDQTVNTLIEGKSDFIFSFYDEKLMQPPFVALEILQSKLYPISPTDITGEPLFHLADKNIPLLNYTPNSYMGRLVNRKLVQYDQLNTKTKFISSMSELLKNMVLNQQGIAWLPEYSIIEELQTRKVVILDYDDLVIPIKGYIYRMDTRLNNAAERFWEHLKQIQSLMF is encoded by the coding sequence ATGAAAAATATCGAAACAAAATGGTTGGAAGACTTTTTAATATTAGAAGAATGTCGTCATTTTTCCCAAGCGGCAGAAAAACGGAATTTATCGCAATCAGCATTTAGCCGCAGAATTTTGGCGTTAGAAGAGGTACTTGGCGTAAAATTATTTGATCGCTCCGCCATACCGTTGCAATTAACCGAGCAAGGCAAACTGTTTCATTCTCAAACTCGCAATCTACTCCAACAATTAAGCAATAATTTGGACGAATTATTAGGGCATAACTGCAACTCGCCCAACATTAAATTTGCTGCGGCGCATTCACTTTCCCTTTCGATTATGCCTAAGCTCATTCGGCAATTATCGCAAACTGCGGAAAATTTCATTTATTCAGTTGAGTCTATTGATGTGGATCAAACCGTAAACACGTTAATTGAAGGCAAAAGTGATTTTATTTTCTCTTTTTACGATGAAAAATTAATGCAGCCGCCCTTTGTCGCCTTGGAAATATTACAATCCAAGCTTTACCCGATTTCGCCGACCGATATAACAGGCGAACCGTTATTTCACTTGGCAGATAAAAATATCCCCTTATTAAATTACACACCCAATTCCTATATGGGGCGGTTAGTTAATCGGAAATTAGTCCAATACGATCAATTAAATACCAAAACCAAATTTATTTCATCGATGTCGGAATTACTGAAAAATATGGTATTAAATCAACAAGGGATTGCTTGGCTGCCTGAATATTCGATTATTGAAGAATTACAGACCAGAAAAGTGGTGATATTAGACTACGATGATTTAGTTATTCCGATTAAAGGCTATATTTACCGAATGGACACCCGATTAAATAATGCAGCGGAAAGATTTTGGGAACATCTAAAACAGATTCAATCTTTAATGTTTTAA
- a CDS encoding aspartate/glutamate racemase family protein, whose translation MAKNVIGILGGMGPAATADMFRKFIQLTPAHCDQEHIPLLISSIPDIPDRTRCILGGGESPAPMMEQYVKQLEEAGASCIVIACNTAHYWFEQLKTKSKVEMLSMIEATVNEVVQSGKQRIGLLATDATLATKLYKNRLEAQGLTFIRPTEEGQKAVMESIYLLKSGEVEQSVALMLKQRDELIRLGAESIILGCTEVPIILAKEIEKEPHLYVDSTLALVRAAIHWYQTH comes from the coding sequence ATGGCAAAAAATGTTATAGGCATCTTAGGCGGAATGGGGCCTGCGGCAACGGCGGATATGTTTCGGAAATTTATCCAACTGACACCGGCACATTGCGATCAAGAGCATATCCCCCTGTTAATTTCTTCCATTCCCGATATTCCGGACAGAACCCGTTGCATTCTTGGCGGCGGGGAAAGTCCTGCACCGATGATGGAGCAGTATGTTAAGCAGCTCGAAGAGGCTGGGGCAAGCTGCATCGTGATTGCGTGTAACACTGCACACTATTGGTTTGAACAGTTGAAGACCAAAAGCAAGGTAGAGATGCTCAGTATGATTGAGGCAACGGTGAATGAAGTGGTTCAAAGCGGCAAGCAGCGGATTGGGTTATTGGCAACTGATGCCACTCTCGCCACCAAACTCTATAAAAATCGGCTTGAGGCACAAGGGCTGACCTTTATTCGTCCGACTGAGGAGGGGCAGAAAGCGGTAATGGAGAGCATCTATTTATTGAAATCCGGCGAGGTGGAGCAATCTGTTGCATTAATGCTGAAGCAGCGTGATGAGTTAATCCGTCTGGGAGCGGAGAGCATCATTTTAGGTTGTACCGAAGTGCCGATTATTTTGGCAAAAGAGATCGAAAAAGAACCTCATTTATATGTGGATTCCACCTTGGCTCTCGTGCGTGCCGCTATTCATTGGTATCAAACACATTAA
- a CDS encoding anaerobic C4-dicarboxylate transporter has protein sequence MIYAEIFVVLAAIFLGLRSGGLGIGLYGGLGLAILTLGFGLPMGSIPIDVMLIIMTVVLAAAVLQAVGGMDLLVHYAEVLMRKNPKYINFIAPAITWLMTIMAGTGFIVFSTLPVIAEVAKESGIRPSRALAGSVVSSQLAIAGSPLSAAMAAMIAVMENNSVTFFQVIAVCLPASFIASMVGAFVASRQGCELNDDKVYLERLKAGLVSPSQRSNSTLATQKGAKLSIAIFLLATVLIVLFAAVPGLKPVYESGKSMSTRDIIIVMMLAASCLMMLVGKIKPDAIITGSIFRSGMTSIAVIIGIVTLGMTFVDAHLPAIKGSIGEILSAYPMLLAVVLFFTCALLYSQGSTSALIIPLAVSLGVPNWAILASFVAITGIFILPTYPTSLAAMELDTTGSTRAGKYVLDHPFMLPALFGVLAGLAFGFAWAPMIVS, from the coding sequence ATGATTTATGCAGAAATTTTTGTGGTGCTTGCCGCTATTTTTTTAGGGCTACGCTCCGGCGGATTAGGCATTGGTTTATACGGCGGCTTAGGACTTGCCATTTTGACACTGGGTTTTGGCTTACCGATGGGATCTATTCCTATTGATGTGATGTTGATCATCATGACAGTTGTGCTTGCCGCAGCGGTGTTACAGGCTGTTGGCGGTATGGATCTGTTGGTGCATTATGCCGAAGTGCTGATGCGGAAAAACCCGAAATATATCAACTTTATCGCACCGGCGATTACTTGGTTAATGACGATTATGGCAGGAACCGGTTTTATCGTGTTCTCGACCTTACCGGTGATTGCCGAAGTGGCGAAAGAGAGTGGTATCCGTCCGTCTCGTGCCTTAGCCGGTTCGGTGGTGTCGTCTCAATTAGCAATTGCCGGTTCTCCGCTCAGTGCGGCAATGGCAGCGATGATTGCGGTGATGGAAAACAATAGTGTGACTTTCTTCCAAGTCATTGCAGTTTGCTTACCGGCTTCTTTCATTGCTTCAATGGTTGGGGCGTTTGTTGCATCAAGACAAGGTTGTGAATTAAACGATGATAAAGTTTACTTAGAGCGTTTAAAAGCCGGATTGGTTAGCCCGTCTCAACGTTCAAACAGCACCCTTGCGACCCAAAAAGGTGCAAAACTGTCGATTGCGATTTTCTTATTAGCAACAGTGTTGATTGTACTGTTTGCCGCAGTACCGGGATTAAAACCGGTGTATGAAAGCGGTAAATCAATGAGTACCCGTGACATTATTATCGTAATGATGCTGGCGGCTTCTTGCTTGATGATGTTAGTGGGTAAAATCAAACCTGATGCGATTATCACCGGCTCAATTTTCCGCTCCGGTATGACCTCAATTGCGGTCATCATCGGTATCGTTACACTGGGTATGACCTTTGTCGATGCCCACTTACCGGCGATTAAAGGCTCTATAGGCGAGATCCTCAGTGCTTACCCAATGCTGTTAGCCGTAGTGTTATTCTTCACCTGTGCATTGCTTTATTCACAAGGCTCAACCTCTGCGTTGATTATTCCGCTTGCGGTGAGCTTAGGTGTGCCGAACTGGGCAATTCTTGCCTCCTTTGTGGCGATTACCGGTATCTTTATTTTACCGACCTACCCAACCTCCCTTGCGGCAATGGAGCTGGATACCACCGGTTCAACCCGTGCCGGCAAATATGTGCTTGATCACCCATTTATGCTGCCTGCACTCTTTGGCGTATTAGCCGGTCTGGCGTTCGGCTTTGCGTGGGCGCCGATGATTGTTTCTTAA
- a CDS encoding lactoferrin/transferrin family TonB-dependent receptor yields the protein MKEIYLMKEHHFRYSPVALAILFTLTHQYSIAAEKAENSDIAVLDEVVVTESRYAHERQNEVTGLGKVVKNYEEMSKNQILGIRDLTRYDPGISVVEQGRGASSGYAIRGVDKNRVAMLVDGLPQAQSYKTLASQANGGAINEIEYENIRSIELSKGASSAEYGSGALGGAVGFRTKDAQDIIKEGQNWGLDSKTAYASKNSQFVQSIAAAGQAGGFEALLIATERRGKETKIHPAAHQHSHSIERLTGYENRYDLRSNSTLDKPGGRFFLIKDDCPALNCEPQANVNPNRIPFSPRTSPAYSEKEQKQYDQMPYRKETLSANEYTGKERIAPNPLDYRSRSIFLKMGYRFNESHYLGGVLENTKQRYDVRDMQTPSYFTAADIDKNDALSLKNSGANERGNLLDAFVFSRGAGRLYGARYSRAKFFDERHEKKRVGLNYEFKPQHAVLAKWIDKAELKWDNQHIHLNSRVHSLHCSEYPVVDKNCRPSLDKPWSMYETERNNYTEKHNIIRLELSKAVETEKLLQSKHKFHLGLGVDHFNSTMNHGDWYIIHTQAGYERVGSGRGTLTQPDIFQRKPRSLQTYHVCNSNSVSVTNCDPRHITGHNRFITLRDLMTSQYLDLGLGIRFDQHRFKSKDDWTISSSYRNWSWNAGITVKPTENIGISYRISNGFRVPAFYELFGKREQSGSRNELTNKDHQNRTLAPEKSTNHEFGVSFKGNFGYFDVSYFRNHYRNLIAESCKINASGVGCVSNFHNTQNVALNGVALAAKFDLHGILSLVPDGFYSSLAYNRVKVKKREILPGFTYTNDPTLDAVQPGRYVIGFGYEDPEGKWGIGTVTIYSKAKLSSELEGSRHLGNHTVKLAGKVTRSWYTHDLTGFVTYKAFTLRAGIYNLTNRKYSTWESVRQSTVNAVNQDLGSNYTRFAAPGRNFSVAFEMKF from the coding sequence ATAAAGGAGATCTACTTAATGAAAGAGCATCATTTTCGCTATTCGCCTGTTGCGTTAGCGATTCTGTTTACACTTACTCACCAATATAGCATTGCAGCAGAGAAGGCAGAAAATAGCGATATTGCCGTGTTGGATGAAGTAGTTGTTACCGAAAGCCGTTATGCTCATGAGCGTCAAAACGAAGTTACAGGTTTAGGCAAAGTGGTTAAAAATTATGAGGAGATGAGTAAGAATCAAATTCTCGGTATTCGTGATTTAACCCGTTACGACCCGGGCATTTCTGTCGTGGAGCAGGGACGTGGTGCAAGCAGTGGCTATGCGATACGTGGTGTAGATAAAAACCGTGTGGCGATGTTGGTTGATGGCTTGCCGCAGGCACAATCGTATAAAACCTTGGCATCACAAGCCAATGGTGGTGCAATCAATGAGATTGAATATGAAAATATTCGTTCTATTGAACTCAGTAAAGGGGCTAGTTCGGCAGAGTATGGCTCAGGTGCATTAGGTGGAGCAGTCGGTTTTCGCACTAAAGATGCTCAAGATATCATTAAAGAGGGACAAAACTGGGGCTTAGATAGTAAAACCGCCTATGCCAGTAAAAACAGCCAGTTTGTTCAATCTATTGCTGCAGCAGGTCAAGCCGGAGGCTTTGAAGCATTATTGATTGCTACGGAACGCCGAGGTAAAGAGACGAAAATTCACCCTGCTGCTCACCAACATTCGCATTCAATCGAACGCCTAACCGGCTACGAAAACCGCTATGACTTACGTTCTAATAGTACATTGGATAAACCGGGTGGTAGGTTCTTTTTAATTAAAGATGACTGTCCGGCACTAAACTGCGAGCCGCAGGCCAATGTGAATCCAAACCGTATCCCGTTCTCACCAAGAACCTCACCGGCTTATTCAGAGAAAGAGCAGAAGCAATACGATCAAATGCCGTATCGCAAAGAAACATTATCCGCCAACGAATATACTGGCAAGGAGCGTATTGCTCCAAATCCGCTGGATTATCGTAGCCGTTCGATTTTCCTTAAAATGGGCTACCGTTTTAATGAATCACATTATTTAGGTGGTGTATTAGAAAATACCAAGCAGCGTTATGACGTTCGTGATATGCAAACGCCAAGCTATTTTACTGCTGCAGATATTGATAAAAATGATGCCTTGAGTTTAAAAAACTCTGGAGCAAATGAGCGAGGTAATCTGCTGGATGCATTTGTGTTTAGCCGTGGTGCAGGTCGCTTATATGGAGCGAGATATAGCCGAGCAAAATTCTTTGATGAGCGCCATGAGAAGAAACGTGTCGGCTTAAACTATGAATTCAAACCACAACATGCGGTGCTGGCGAAATGGATTGATAAAGCAGAACTCAAATGGGATAACCAACATATCCACTTAAATAGTCGTGTCCATTCACTTCATTGTAGTGAATATCCTGTGGTAGATAAAAACTGCCGTCCAAGTCTTGATAAACCTTGGTCAATGTATGAAACCGAGCGAAATAACTATACCGAGAAGCACAATATTATTCGGTTAGAATTGAGTAAAGCTGTCGAGACAGAAAAGCTGTTGCAAAGTAAACATAAATTCCATTTAGGTCTTGGTGTGGACCACTTTAACTCAACGATGAATCATGGCGATTGGTATATCATTCATACCCAAGCAGGTTATGAGCGAGTGGGATCAGGAAGGGGTACTCTCACTCAGCCTGATATATTTCAACGCAAACCTCGCTCATTACAAACTTATCACGTTTGTAATTCAAACAGTGTTTCTGTGACAAACTGCGATCCACGCCATATCACCGGTCATAACCGTTTTATCACTTTACGTGATTTAATGACCAGCCAATACCTTGATTTAGGTTTAGGTATCCGTTTTGATCAACATCGTTTTAAATCTAAAGATGATTGGACAATCAGCAGCAGTTACCGTAACTGGTCCTGGAATGCGGGTATTACAGTTAAACCGACCGAAAATATTGGGATATCTTACCGTATTTCTAATGGCTTCCGTGTGCCGGCATTCTACGAATTATTTGGTAAACGTGAGCAGAGTGGTAGCCGCAATGAACTAACTAACAAAGATCACCAAAATCGTACATTAGCGCCGGAGAAATCTACTAACCATGAGTTTGGGGTAAGCTTTAAAGGCAACTTTGGTTATTTTGATGTTAGCTATTTCCGTAATCACTACCGCAACCTAATTGCAGAAAGCTGTAAAATTAATGCTAGTGGTGTTGGTTGTGTCAGCAATTTCCACAATACACAAAATGTGGCATTAAATGGTGTAGCATTGGCAGCAAAATTTGATTTACATGGAATTCTCTCATTAGTGCCTGATGGTTTTTATTCCTCTCTTGCTTACAACCGCGTTAAAGTCAAAAAACGGGAGATTCTGCCGGGCTTTACCTACACGAATGACCCAACATTAGATGCGGTTCAACCGGGGCGTTATGTGATTGGTTTTGGTTATGAAGATCCTGAAGGAAAATGGGGTATTGGTACTGTCACGATATACTCCAAAGCGAAATTAAGTAGCGAATTAGAAGGTTCACGCCACCTAGGCAACCATACTGTCAAGTTAGCCGGTAAAGTTACTCGTTCTTGGTACACCCACGATCTGACTGGTTTTGTGACTTATAAAGCCTTCACTTTGCGTGCAGGGATTTATAACCTCACTAACCGTAAATACAGCACCTGGGAAAGCGTGCGTCAATCTACCGTCAATGCGGTTAATCAAGATCTTGGCAGCAACTATACCCGTTTTGCTGCACCAGGGCGCAATTTCAGTGTCGCGTTTGAAATGAAGTTTTAA
- a CDS encoding GntP family permease — translation MLLFIMFAAIVLLLVLIMKFKVHAFVALIIVSLLTALAAGIPVDKILPTLLGGFGSTLASVALLVGLGAMIGRLLEITGGAKVLADTLINKFGKEKAPFALGVASLLFGFPIFFDAGLVVMLPIIFSVAKQFGGSVLRYAFPSAGAFAVMHAFLPPHPGPVASGDLLGVNMGLLVLVGLVCAIPTWYIGTYMFSQFISKRVHVDLPKAFLNGLSANEMAVQNPPSFGKVLTVLLLPIILILFDTGLNTLSVAKVVDGNALWVQSLRLIGKTPIALLITLIVAILLLRDTRSFDQIEKICNNALGPICSIVLVTGAGGMFGGVLRASGIGDVLSGMMSDTGMPIVVAAFIIATVFRVAQGSATVALTTTAALIAPTVAAATDLSQFDLCFIVISIASGATVLSHVNDSGFWLMSRFLEMDEKTTLKTWTMLETSIGVTGFVVALIGSILL, via the coding sequence ATGTTACTGTTCATTATGTTTGCAGCCATCGTTTTACTGTTGGTGCTGATTATGAAATTCAAAGTCCACGCGTTTGTAGCATTAATTATTGTGAGTTTGCTCACGGCATTGGCGGCAGGTATTCCTGTCGATAAAATTCTACCAACCTTGCTTGGCGGTTTTGGTAGCACGCTGGCATCGGTGGCGTTGTTGGTCGGTTTAGGGGCAATGATTGGTCGTTTACTCGAAATCACCGGCGGGGCGAAAGTGCTGGCGGATACGCTCATCAACAAATTCGGCAAAGAGAAAGCTCCATTTGCATTAGGTGTTGCATCGTTACTATTCGGTTTTCCGATTTTCTTTGATGCGGGCTTAGTGGTAATGCTGCCGATTATTTTCAGCGTAGCGAAACAGTTTGGTGGCTCAGTACTGCGTTACGCTTTCCCTTCTGCAGGAGCATTTGCGGTAATGCACGCTTTCCTTCCGCCGCACCCCGGCCCGGTGGCTTCGGGCGATTTACTTGGCGTAAATATGGGCTTATTAGTATTAGTGGGTTTAGTTTGTGCAATTCCAACTTGGTACATTGGTACTTATATGTTCAGCCAATTTATCAGCAAACGTGTTCACGTTGATCTGCCAAAAGCGTTCTTAAATGGCTTATCGGCAAACGAAATGGCGGTGCAAAACCCACCAAGTTTCGGCAAGGTGCTTACCGTATTATTACTGCCAATCATCTTAATTTTATTTGATACCGGTTTGAACACGCTCTCTGTTGCCAAAGTGGTGGACGGCAACGCTCTGTGGGTACAAAGTTTGCGTTTAATCGGCAAAACCCCGATTGCCTTATTGATTACCTTGATTGTGGCGATTTTGTTATTGAGAGACACCCGCAGCTTCGACCAAATCGAAAAAATCTGTAACAACGCACTTGGCCCAATCTGCTCGATCGTATTAGTAACCGGTGCCGGCGGTATGTTCGGCGGTGTATTACGTGCCAGCGGTATCGGCGATGTGTTATCTGGCATGATGTCTGATACAGGAATGCCGATTGTAGTGGCTGCCTTTATTATTGCGACGGTCTTCCGTGTGGCACAGGGTTCAGCAACGGTGGCTTTAACCACGACCGCCGCACTGATTGCCCCAACGGTGGCAGCGGCAACCGATTTAAGCCAGTTCGACCTCTGCTTTATCGTGATTTCGATCGCCTCCGGTGCAACCGTGCTTTCCCACGTGAACGACTCCGGTTTCTGGCTAATGAGCCGCTTCCTTGAAATGGACGAGAAAACCACGCTGAAAACGTGGACGATGTTGGAAACTTCCATCGGTGTTACCGGTTTTGTGGTTGCGTTGATTGGCAGTATTTTGCTGTAA